The Hornefia porci genome contains the following window.
AAAACGGTTCACATCAGGCGGTTTTTCGTATATAATGGCAATAGTATTTGAAATGGGGGTACAGGAATGAATTATTACATTATCAATGAGCCCTGCGGCGCCATTCGGGCGAACGCGAGGCAGCTTATGAACAACAACTGGATTCAGGTTGTCCTGGGGGTGGCGCTGTATTATGTGCTACTGGCCATGGTACCGGAATTCTTTCAGAATTGTGTTTCCTTCGGAGCAATTACACAGTGGAACGGATATCTGCAGCAGAACCAGACGGTTTCGGTAATCGCGGCGTTCTATCAGATGTTCTTCTCCGGCGTGTTCGTCGCAGGACTTTGCTCCTTCCTTTTGTATTTTGTAAGACTCAGGGATATCAATCCGGGATACATTTTCAATGGATTTGAATACTATCTGAAAACATTTCTTCTGATGATTGTTATGTGCGTCTTCATCGTTTTATGGTCGCTTCTGCTGATTGTCCCCGGAATAATCGCAGCGTTCCGATACAGCCAGTGCTTCTATGTTCTGGCAGATGATCCGAAAAAGGGCATTATGCAGTGCATTAATGAGAGCAAGCAGATGATGACGGGGAACAAAATGAAGCTTTTCCTGCTGGATCTGTCATTCATTGGATGGCTTCTGCTGTCTGCGATTCCCATGGCAGTTCTGATGGGGATCTTCCAGCCGGATGATAATACGATATCGTATTTTGTGATCATGTTTGTCGGCATGATTCCGGTATACTTCCCGATTGCTTATATGCAGACGGCGGATACGATTTTCTATGAAATGCTGACCGGCCATATGAGAGCGGCGGATACAACATCGCACAGGCCGTTTAATGAGGCTGATTACTACTGGAATAATGGTGGAGGAAACGGACCGTCCGGAAACGGAGATAACGGATATCGGCAGGCAGCGGGGACGCCGCAGCAGTCGCAGGGAGTGCCGCAGCAGCCGCAGGGAGTGCCGCAGCAGCCGCAGGGAGTGCCGCAGCAACCGCAAGGAGTGCCGCAGCAGCCGCAGGAAGTGCCGCAGCAGCCGCAGGGAGTGCCGCAGCAGTCGCAGGGGACACCATCAATGCGGCCGCTGGAACAGGATTCGTGGGGAACGTCGGCGGCACAGTCAGCGCCGACGGAACAGCCGACAGCAGCGCCGGCGGAACAGCCCGCACCGACAGAGCAGCCGACAGCAGCGCCGGCGGAACAGCCCGCACCGACAGAGCAGCCGACAGCAGCACCGACGGAACAGCCTGCGCCGACAGAACAGCCGACAAAAACTGAATAGATGACAACAGCGCACGGCGCTGACCGTTGAAAAATTGAATGCTAAAATCCGCAGCCGGAAACTGCGGATTTTTTTGACACGGTGTTAATACCGGGATGAGTAGAGCGCAAGCAGATAGTACAGTGGAATGTTTTCGGGCGGCATGTGTGAGGCGAATGCGCGAAAAAACGGCGGAATCTCTGATTTCAGGAAACCGCCGTTTTAAAATGCATGCAATTCGTTTTTTGATTTTCCGGGCAGGCGCACCGTTCGCCGGCTCGTTTCATAGGTTCGAACTGCGCCGGGGGTGCATGCAGTCGTTCGCCGGCTCGCATTATGTGCCCGTTTCCGAGCCTCTCGCGGGAGTTTCTACTTCAGGATTCTGGAGCGCACTGCGCCGGCAATCGCGGGAACCTCTGTGATGTCGTCTCTGGTGGAGATCAGGGCGTAGCCGTAGTCGCCGCGAACGCCTCCTGCAGCGCCGCTGACGGCAACGCCGAGTCCGTTAATCGCCGCATCCACGGGATTTTCGACACCCTTGGTCAGCAGAGCGATTCTGGTTTCACCTTCGGTCTTCGGCAGTCTGACTGCAGGGAAGTTCACCGAATTGGTGATATTTCCGTTTTCAATGTAGTCCATGATTTCCGTTACCGCGATGGTCGCGCAGTTGTCTTCGGCTTCTGCCGTGGAAGCGCCCAGGTGAGGCAGCAGGACGACGCCTTCTTTTCCGACCAGCCCGTCGGTTCCGAAATCCGTCAGGTACTCTTTCAGCTTTCCGCCTTCCAGTGCGGCCAGCATATCGGCTTCGTTAATCAGCTTGTCTCTGGAGAAATTCAGAAGAACGGCTCCGTCCTTCATCTGACTGAATACGTCTGCGTTGAACATTCCGTTGGTCGCCGGAGACGCGGGAACGTGGATCGTCACATAGTCGCACTTCGGCAGCATTTCCGCAGGGTCGTCCACAACATCGACGCAGCTGCAGAGCGCGTGGGCGGATTTTGTACTGAAGAACGGATCGTAGCCGACAACCTTCATCCCCAGATCCGCGGCGCTGTTCGCCACCATCACGCCGATAGCGCCCAGACCGTAGACGCCCAGCGTCTTTCCTTTAATTTCAGTACCGGCGAACTGCTTCTTGCCCTTTTCCACGGCCTTGCTGACGTCGGTGGTCAGGGTTGCGGCCCATGACAGAGCGGCG
Protein-coding sequences here:
- a CDS encoding DUF975 family protein, with translation MNYYIINEPCGAIRANARQLMNNNWIQVVLGVALYYVLLAMVPEFFQNCVSFGAITQWNGYLQQNQTVSVIAAFYQMFFSGVFVAGLCSFLLYFVRLRDINPGYIFNGFEYYLKTFLLMIVMCVFIVLWSLLLIVPGIIAAFRYSQCFYVLADDPKKGIMQCINESKQMMTGNKMKLFLLDLSFIGWLLLSAIPMAVLMGIFQPDDNTISYFVIMFVGMIPVYFPIAYMQTADTIFYEMLTGHMRAADTTSHRPFNEADYYWNNGGGNGPSGNGDNGYRQAAGTPQQSQGVPQQPQGVPQQPQGVPQQPQGVPQQPQEVPQQPQGVPQQSQGTPSMRPLEQDSWGTSAAQSAPTEQPTAAPAEQPAPTEQPTAAPAEQPAPTEQPTAAPTEQPAPTEQPTKTE
- a CDS encoding 3-phosphoglycerate dehydrogenase, with the protein product MYNIATLNKISPVGLAHLSDAYAVIDDTAAANGILVRSQDMHEMEFGKDLLTIARAGAGVNNIPLDKCADQGIVVFNTPGANANAVKELVLAALLLSARNIPAALSWAATLTTDVSKAVEKGKKQFAGTEIKGKTLGVYGLGAIGVMVANSAADLGMKVVGYDPFFSTKSAHALCSCVDVVDDPAEMLPKCDYVTIHVPASPATNGMFNADVFSQMKDGAVLLNFSRDKLINEADMLAALEGGKLKEYLTDFGTDGLVGKEGVVLLPHLGASTAEAEDNCATIAVTEIMDYIENGNITNSVNFPAVRLPKTEGETRIALLTKGVENPVDAAINGLGVAVSGAAGGVRGDYGYALISTRDDITEVPAIAGAVRSRILK